A portion of the Vreelandella subglaciescola genome contains these proteins:
- the ftsW gene encoding putative lipid II flippase FtsW yields the protein MQRLHETLTTRGLPCDIWLLLAALMLAGIGWVMVSSASVGLLEDSYHYARQHGVFLLLAITAAAVALSLPLELWRQNAGLILGLSLFLLVAVLIVGQDINGSKRWISLPGPLPSLQVSEVGKLGLVFYMAAFMARFTVELRTRLFTLVRPLMVLAVPLGLLAAAPDFGGMVVYTVCVVGMLMMAGASLVLLVSSGAVLSVGAVLMVAMEPYRLARWTSFLDPWADQFATGYQLTQALIAFGRGHVAGTGLGNSVQKLHFLPEAHTDFIFAVIAEELGMIGAIAIVLLFTLFIVRAMLIGRRAELAGHLFAAYMSYGISFIIAAQAFINMAVSSGLLPTKGLTLPLVSYGGSSLLVTGVMVGLLLRADRETRLAPKRTPTPSKPRRRPQLS from the coding sequence ATGCAACGTCTGCACGAGACTCTCACCACGCGCGGGCTGCCGTGTGATATCTGGCTGTTGCTCGCCGCGCTGATGCTGGCCGGCATTGGCTGGGTCATGGTGAGCTCGGCCTCGGTGGGTCTGTTGGAGGATAGCTACCACTACGCACGCCAGCACGGCGTGTTTTTGTTGCTCGCGATTACCGCAGCGGCGGTAGCGCTGAGCCTGCCGCTGGAACTTTGGCGGCAAAACGCCGGTTTGATTTTAGGCTTGAGCCTGTTCTTGCTCGTGGCGGTTCTGATAGTGGGGCAGGACATCAACGGCAGTAAGCGCTGGATTTCGCTGCCCGGCCCCTTGCCCAGCCTGCAGGTGTCGGAAGTGGGTAAGCTCGGGCTGGTATTTTACATGGCCGCGTTCATGGCGCGCTTTACCGTTGAGCTGCGCACGCGATTATTTACCCTGGTGCGCCCGCTGATGGTACTTGCCGTGCCGCTCGGCTTGTTGGCCGCCGCACCGGATTTTGGCGGCATGGTGGTTTATACCGTCTGCGTGGTGGGCATGCTGATGATGGCCGGCGCCTCGCTTGTGCTACTGGTGAGCTCAGGAGCCGTGCTGAGCGTTGGTGCCGTACTCATGGTGGCGATGGAGCCTTACCGCCTGGCCCGCTGGACCAGCTTTCTGGACCCCTGGGCCGATCAGTTTGCTACCGGTTATCAGCTGACTCAGGCGCTGATTGCCTTCGGCCGTGGCCACGTGGCCGGCACCGGACTGGGCAACAGCGTGCAGAAACTGCACTTTTTGCCCGAAGCCCACACCGATTTCATCTTTGCCGTGATCGCCGAAGAGCTGGGCATGATCGGCGCCATCGCGATTGTGCTGTTGTTTACGCTGTTTATCGTCCGCGCCATGCTGATCGGCCGGCGGGCCGAGCTTGCCGGTCACCTGTTTGCCGCTTACATGAGCTACGGCATCAGTTTTATCATTGCCGCTCAGGCGTTTATCAATATGGCGGTGAGTTCGGGGCTGTTGCCCACCAAGGGGCTGACGCTACCGCTGGTGAGTTACGGCGGCTCCAGCCTGCTGGTTACCGGCGTGATGGTAGGCCTGTTGTTGCGTGCCGATCGTGAAACCCGGCTTGCTCCCAAGCGCACACCAACACCGTCCAAACCGCGTCGTCGACCGCAGCTCTCCTAG
- the murD gene encoding UDP-N-acetylmuramoyl-L-alanine--D-glutamate ligase codes for MIRVPCGMTLVVGLGLSGRAICRHLARLNVSFMVADTRDAPPGLEAFCAAHPGVSVHCGALAELDMSQAEEVVLSPGVDPRAPALAEMAEKHNPQTGEPRLVGEIALFSRAVRAPIAAITGSNAKSTVTTLLGEMAAASGVNVAVGGNLGTPALDLLDASPAAGLYVLELSSFQLETTPHLNAECATILNFCEDHLDRHGDMAAYRAAKQRIFRGARHAVVNGDDPHTWPAVEILLPTSRTRRFTTQAPAGADWGLAEHESETWLMQGAAPWLAAGELHMAGRHNQQNALAALAMGQALGLDAAAMCAVLRRFSGLAHRSETIAKINDVIWVNDSKGTNVGATLAAVNGLGSTLSGKLIVLAGGVGKGADFTPLAEPLAAYARCVMLFGADAESIARALDGQVPVQRCVDLADATQAAAAMAVPGDGVLLSPACASLDQFANYQARGEAFCEQVKSIARAGKKAGEAAP; via the coding sequence ATGATTCGTGTTCCTTGCGGCATGACGCTGGTGGTGGGGCTGGGGCTATCCGGCCGCGCCATCTGCCGGCATCTGGCGCGGCTAAACGTCTCGTTCATGGTCGCTGATACCCGTGATGCTCCGCCCGGGCTTGAGGCCTTTTGCGCAGCACATCCCGGTGTTTCCGTGCACTGCGGCGCGCTGGCCGAGCTGGATATGAGTCAGGCCGAGGAGGTCGTACTCAGCCCCGGCGTTGACCCGCGCGCGCCGGCGCTCGCTGAGATGGCTGAAAAGCACAACCCGCAAACGGGCGAGCCGCGCCTTGTGGGTGAAATCGCCTTGTTCAGCCGTGCCGTGCGCGCGCCGATCGCGGCGATTACCGGCTCCAATGCCAAATCCACGGTGACCACGCTGCTGGGTGAAATGGCCGCTGCGTCAGGCGTCAATGTCGCGGTGGGTGGCAACCTGGGTACTCCGGCGCTGGATTTGCTGGACGCGTCGCCCGCCGCCGGGCTGTATGTGCTGGAACTTTCCAGCTTTCAGCTGGAAACCACGCCGCACCTGAATGCCGAGTGCGCGACGATACTGAATTTCTGCGAAGATCATCTGGATCGTCACGGGGATATGGCGGCCTACCGCGCGGCCAAACAACGCATTTTTCGTGGCGCACGCCATGCGGTAGTAAACGGCGATGACCCGCACACCTGGCCGGCAGTGGAAATCTTGTTGCCCACGTCCCGGACGCGGCGGTTCACCACTCAGGCGCCGGCAGGTGCTGACTGGGGGCTTGCCGAGCACGAGAGCGAGACGTGGTTGATGCAGGGCGCAGCGCCCTGGCTTGCCGCCGGTGAGCTACACATGGCCGGCCGGCACAATCAGCAAAACGCGTTGGCCGCGCTGGCCATGGGTCAGGCGCTGGGGCTCGATGCCGCCGCGATGTGCGCGGTGCTGCGGCGCTTTTCGGGGCTTGCCCACCGCAGCGAAACCATCGCGAAAATCAACGATGTCATCTGGGTTAACGACTCCAAGGGAACCAACGTCGGGGCGACGCTCGCGGCGGTGAACGGCCTTGGGTCAACGCTTTCCGGAAAGCTTATTGTGCTGGCCGGTGGCGTGGGGAAAGGCGCTGATTTCACGCCGCTGGCTGAACCGCTAGCCGCTTATGCGCGCTGCGTGATGCTGTTTGGCGCGGATGCTGAAAGCATTGCCCGGGCGCTTGATGGCCAGGTGCCGGTTCAACGCTGTGTCGATCTGGCCGACGCCACGCAAGCCGCCGCTGCCATGGCCGTGCCCGGCGATGGCGTGCTGCTTTCGCCTGCCTGCGCCAGTCTGGATCAATTCGCCAATTATCAGGCGCGCGGCGAGGCGTTCTGTGAGCAGGTCAAGAGCATTGCCCGCGCCGGTAAAAAAGCCGGGGAGGCTGCGCCATGA
- the murG gene encoding undecaprenyldiphospho-muramoylpentapeptide beta-N-acetylglucosaminyltransferase gives MTQPTPQRVLIMAGGTGGHVIPALSLARALEARGVAVEWLGSPRGIENRLVPEAGFPLHQIRISGLRGNGLAGWLKAPLNLTRAVGQARGILRRFRPQVVVGLGGFASGPGGLAAWLSGVPLVIHEQNAVAGLTNRVLSRLAKHTYAAFPQAFGQRATVIGNPVRADIAALGDTPRRADEMQQRRLRLLIVGGSLGAVALNERLAPALAGLDEALRPDVWHQAGRERDEATRVLYHREGVDARVSAFIDDMAEAYDWADLVVCRAGALTVAELAAAAKPALFVPFPHAVDDHQRLNAQVLVEADAARCMIQDALTQTNLVQALNELLSADVLAAMASQARQAAHLDATEQLMQGCLALAQKENVRD, from the coding sequence GTGACACAACCTACGCCACAACGTGTTTTGATTATGGCCGGCGGCACCGGCGGCCATGTCATCCCCGCGCTGTCGCTGGCCCGGGCGCTGGAGGCGCGTGGCGTCGCGGTCGAATGGCTGGGCAGCCCGCGAGGCATCGAAAACCGGCTGGTGCCCGAGGCAGGATTTCCCCTGCACCAGATCCGCATCAGCGGGCTGCGCGGTAACGGCCTGGCCGGCTGGCTGAAAGCGCCGCTCAACCTGACGCGGGCGGTAGGGCAGGCGCGCGGAATTCTGCGCCGCTTCAGGCCGCAGGTGGTGGTCGGGCTGGGCGGCTTTGCCAGCGGGCCGGGCGGGCTTGCCGCTTGGCTGAGCGGCGTGCCGCTGGTCATTCACGAACAAAACGCCGTGGCGGGGCTCACCAACCGTGTGCTGTCGCGGCTGGCAAAACACACTTACGCCGCGTTTCCCCAGGCCTTTGGCCAGCGGGCAACGGTGATTGGTAATCCCGTGCGGGCGGATATCGCGGCGCTGGGCGATACGCCGCGCCGCGCTGACGAAATGCAACAACGCCGGTTGCGGTTGCTGATTGTTGGCGGCTCGCTGGGTGCGGTGGCGCTGAACGAGCGGCTGGCGCCTGCGCTTGCCGGGCTGGATGAAGCACTACGTCCCGACGTCTGGCATCAGGCGGGCCGAGAGCGAGATGAGGCTACTCGCGTGCTTTATCACCGCGAGGGCGTTGATGCCCGTGTGAGCGCGTTCATTGACGACATGGCCGAAGCCTACGACTGGGCCGACCTTGTCGTCTGTCGCGCCGGCGCGCTGACCGTGGCCGAACTGGCCGCGGCGGCCAAACCGGCGCTGTTTGTACCGTTTCCTCACGCGGTTGACGATCACCAGCGGCTCAACGCTCAGGTGCTTGTCGAGGCCGACGCGGCGCGCTGCATGATTCAGGACGCGCTGACCCAGACAAACCTGGTGCAGGCGCTGAATGAGCTTTTATCTGCCGATGTGCTGGCCGCTATGGCCTCGCAGGCGCGTCAGGCAGCGCATCTGGATGCTACCGAGCAGTTAATGCAAGGCTGTCTGGCCCTTGCTCAGAAGGAGAATGTGCGTGACTGA
- the murC gene encoding UDP-N-acetylmuramate--L-alanine ligase produces the protein MRRIRRLHFIGIGGAGMCGIAEVLANQGYCVSGSDAKASPVVERLRQCGVTVALGHARENVEGADVVVVSSAIDDTNPEIRWANDNRVPVVRRAEMLAELMRFRHGIAVAGTHGKTTTTSLTATLLAEGGLDPTFVIGGKLTSAGTNARLGEGDYLVAEADESDASFLHLQPLVSIVTNIDADHMATYGNDFERLKSTFIEFLHNLPFYGLAVLCIDDAHVRELCPQVKRQFVTYGFDHDADYRIVDFAQQGGEVRFTALRPEREPLDICLAMPGRHNALNAMAAIVVASDAGVSDAAIVRGLSGFAGVGRRFQIHGEFLLSRGVAPNDAAPVMLVDDYGHHPREVDMVIQAVRAGWPERRLVMLYQPHRYTRTRDLYEDFVRVLSQVDTLLLLDVYSAGEPVIPGAEGRTLAGSIRQRGDVDPLFVEHKQELPGLLANVLRPGDILITQGAGDIGGISLSLANAELDLDEVTL, from the coding sequence ATGCGGCGCATTCGGCGCCTGCATTTTATCGGGATCGGCGGTGCCGGCATGTGCGGCATTGCCGAAGTGCTGGCGAATCAGGGCTATTGCGTCAGCGGCAGCGATGCCAAGGCATCGCCGGTGGTCGAACGCTTGCGCCAGTGTGGCGTAACGGTGGCGTTGGGGCATGCGCGTGAAAACGTCGAAGGCGCTGACGTGGTGGTGGTATCAAGCGCGATTGATGACACCAACCCGGAAATCCGCTGGGCCAATGACAACCGCGTGCCGGTGGTGCGCCGCGCCGAAATGCTCGCCGAGCTGATGCGCTTTCGCCACGGTATTGCGGTGGCGGGCACCCACGGCAAAACCACCACCACCAGCCTGACGGCAACGCTGCTGGCGGAAGGCGGGCTGGACCCCACCTTTGTCATCGGTGGCAAGCTGACCAGCGCCGGCACCAATGCGCGTTTGGGTGAAGGCGACTACCTGGTTGCCGAGGCCGATGAGTCCGACGCGTCGTTTTTGCACCTGCAGCCGCTGGTCTCGATCGTGACCAATATCGACGCCGATCACATGGCCACTTACGGCAATGACTTCGAGCGGTTGAAAAGCACCTTTATCGAGTTTTTGCATAACCTGCCGTTTTACGGTCTGGCCGTGCTATGCATCGACGATGCCCACGTGCGCGAGCTGTGTCCGCAGGTAAAACGCCAGTTTGTCACCTACGGCTTTGACCACGACGCCGACTATCGCATCGTGGACTTTGCCCAGCAGGGCGGTGAGGTGCGCTTTACCGCGCTGCGCCCGGAAAGAGAGCCGCTGGACATTTGCCTGGCCATGCCGGGGCGCCACAATGCGCTGAACGCCATGGCGGCGATTGTGGTGGCAAGCGATGCCGGCGTCAGCGACGCGGCGATTGTGCGCGGCCTGTCGGGTTTTGCCGGTGTGGGGCGGCGTTTTCAGATACACGGCGAGTTTTTGTTATCGCGGGGAGTGGCACCGAATGACGCTGCGCCGGTCATGCTGGTGGACGACTACGGCCACCATCCGCGCGAGGTAGACATGGTGATTCAGGCGGTGCGCGCCGGCTGGCCCGAGCGGCGGCTGGTGATGCTGTATCAGCCGCACCGCTATACCCGCACTCGCGACCTGTACGAAGATTTCGTACGTGTGCTGTCCCAGGTCGATACGCTGCTGCTGCTTGACGTCTACAGCGCCGGCGAACCCGTGATTCCCGGCGCTGAAGGCCGCACCCTTGCCGGCTCTATCCGCCAGCGTGGCGATGTCGACCCGCTGTTTGTCGAACACAAGCAGGAGCTGCCGGGGCTTTTGGCCAATGTGCTGCGCCCCGGCGATATTCTGATTACCCAGGGTGCCGGAGATATCGGCGGTATTTCGCTGAGCCTGGCGAATGCCGAACTGGATCTGGACGAGGTGACACTGTGA
- the mraY gene encoding phospho-N-acetylmuramoyl-pentapeptide-transferase, giving the protein MLLHLANFLAQYQSAFQVVNYLTLRVILGALTALLLCLWLGPLVIRRLVEGQIGQAVRDDGPQSHLSKAGTPTMGGVMILISMAASTLIWGDLTNHYVWVVLGVTLGFGAIGWVDDYRKVVEKNPRGLPAKWKYFWQSVVGLGAAGILYATAASPVEISLLIPMVKGVMLPLGVFFIVLSYFVIVGSSNAVNLTDGLDGLAIMPTVLVAMGLSVFAYVSGNAVFADYLHMPFIAGTGELAVFCATIAGAGLGFLWFNTYPAQVFMGDVGSLALGAALGVVAVIVRQEIVLFIMGGIFVVETLSVILQVGSYKLTGRRIFRMAPLHHHYELKGWPEPRVIVRFWIITVVLVLLGLATLKVR; this is encoded by the coding sequence ATGTTACTTCATCTGGCGAATTTTCTAGCGCAGTATCAAAGCGCCTTTCAAGTCGTTAACTATCTGACGTTGCGCGTTATTTTAGGCGCACTCACCGCACTTCTGCTGTGCTTGTGGCTGGGGCCTCTGGTGATTCGTCGCCTGGTCGAAGGCCAGATTGGCCAGGCCGTGCGCGATGACGGCCCGCAGTCGCACCTGTCCAAGGCGGGAACGCCGACCATGGGCGGGGTGATGATCCTGATTTCCATGGCGGCCAGCACGCTGATCTGGGGGGATCTGACCAATCACTACGTCTGGGTGGTGCTGGGCGTAACCCTTGGCTTTGGCGCCATTGGCTGGGTGGATGACTACCGCAAGGTCGTCGAGAAAAACCCGCGTGGCTTGCCCGCCAAGTGGAAGTATTTCTGGCAGTCGGTGGTGGGCCTGGGTGCTGCCGGTATCCTTTATGCCACGGCGGCAAGCCCGGTTGAAATCAGCCTGCTGATACCCATGGTGAAAGGGGTCATGCTGCCGCTGGGCGTGTTTTTCATTGTGCTTAGCTACTTTGTCATTGTGGGCAGTTCCAACGCCGTGAACCTGACCGACGGACTGGATGGACTGGCCATCATGCCGACGGTGCTCGTGGCCATGGGGCTTTCGGTATTTGCCTATGTCAGCGGCAACGCGGTGTTTGCTGACTATTTGCACATGCCATTTATTGCCGGCACCGGCGAGCTGGCGGTATTTTGCGCCACCATCGCTGGTGCCGGGCTGGGTTTTCTGTGGTTCAACACCTACCCCGCCCAGGTATTCATGGGCGATGTCGGCTCGCTGGCACTGGGTGCCGCACTGGGTGTGGTGGCCGTCATTGTGCGTCAGGAAATCGTGCTGTTCATCATGGGCGGTATTTTTGTGGTCGAGACGCTGTCGGTCATCCTTCAGGTGGGGTCCTACAAGCTGACCGGACGGCGTATTTTTCGCATGGCACCACTGCACCACCATTATGAGCTGAAAGGCTGGCCGGAGCCGCGGGTTATCGTGCGCTTCTGGATCATTACCGTGGTGCTGGTGCTGTTGGGACTTGCCACCTTGAAAGTCCGCTAA
- a CDS encoding UDP-N-acetylmuramoyl-tripeptide--D-alanyl-D-alanine ligase, whose product MTPLTLYGIADAVGGECAGVGQDLTLTTVVTDTRAIVPGCLFVALVGERFDGHDFIADAQRQGAAAVLVERACDVTLPQIVCCDTRLALGLLARAWRNEFTCPLVGITGNSGKTTVKELVAALLAPLGPVHATRGNLNNEIGAPLTLLGLEPHHRAAVVELGANHLGEIAWTTRLAMPQIAVITNVTGAHVGEFGGMGQIAQAKSEILQGLAADGVAVINRDDPYFAFWAQCAAPNAVMSFGLHPDADVHAGALSCDDKGRYAFTLVVNGDSVGQVALGLFGQHNVSNALAVAAVALSLGVEASRVIDGLCQATALSGRLCVLPGKRDTTLLDDSYNANPGAVKAALDTLAQLPAPRWCALGAMGELGEASAALHAEVGAYAAALGVEALYTLGDAAKPASTAFARHAAESRGSQHFDDYTALEDHLQSALPAGTSLLVKGSRSAGMERLIAALRMDKQ is encoded by the coding sequence ATGACGCCGCTAACGCTTTACGGCATTGCCGATGCCGTGGGGGGTGAATGCGCCGGTGTCGGGCAAGACCTGACGCTGACCACCGTCGTCACCGATACCCGTGCCATCGTGCCGGGCTGTTTGTTTGTCGCGCTGGTGGGCGAGCGTTTTGACGGCCACGATTTTATCGCCGACGCGCAGCGCCAGGGAGCGGCCGCCGTATTGGTCGAACGTGCCTGTGACGTTACCTTGCCGCAGATCGTCTGCTGCGATACCCGCCTGGCGCTGGGGCTTCTGGCGCGCGCCTGGCGGAATGAATTTACCTGTCCGCTGGTGGGCATAACCGGCAACAGCGGCAAAACCACGGTTAAAGAGCTTGTCGCAGCGCTGTTGGCGCCGCTCGGGCCGGTGCATGCCACTCGGGGAAACCTGAATAACGAGATTGGTGCACCGCTCACGCTGTTGGGGCTTGAACCGCACCACCGCGCAGCGGTGGTGGAGCTGGGGGCCAATCATCTGGGCGAAATTGCCTGGACAACGCGACTGGCCATGCCGCAGATCGCCGTGATTACCAACGTGACCGGCGCTCACGTGGGCGAGTTCGGCGGCATGGGGCAAATCGCTCAGGCAAAAAGTGAGATTTTGCAGGGATTGGCCGCCGACGGCGTGGCGGTGATCAATCGCGATGACCCTTACTTTGCGTTCTGGGCGCAGTGCGCCGCGCCCAATGCCGTGATGAGTTTCGGGTTACATCCCGATGCAGACGTGCACGCGGGGGCGCTTTCCTGTGACGACAAGGGGCGTTATGCTTTCACGCTGGTGGTTAATGGCGATAGCGTTGGACAAGTCGCGCTGGGGCTTTTCGGCCAGCATAACGTCAGCAATGCCCTTGCTGTTGCTGCCGTGGCATTGAGTCTGGGCGTTGAGGCGTCGCGTGTAATAGACGGTCTGTGCCAGGCAACAGCGCTTTCCGGGCGGCTGTGTGTACTGCCGGGCAAGCGCGATACGACGCTGCTGGATGACTCTTATAACGCCAACCCCGGTGCGGTCAAGGCGGCGCTGGATACGCTGGCGCAGCTGCCTGCGCCGCGCTGGTGCGCGCTTGGCGCGATGGGCGAGCTGGGCGAAGCCTCCGCCGCGTTGCACGCCGAGGTGGGTGCCTACGCCGCTGCGCTGGGCGTAGAGGCGCTGTATACGCTGGGCGACGCCGCCAAGCCGGCAAGCACCGCTTTTGCTCGCCACGCGGCAGAAAGTCGTGGCAGCCAGCATTTTGACGATTACACCGCGCTTGAAGACCACCTGCAAAGCGCGCTGCCAGCGGGCACGAGTTTACTGGTCAAGGGCTCTCGAAGCGCAGGCATGGAGCGGCTGATTGCCGCCCTGCGCATGGATAAACAATAA